A portion of the Clostridiisalibacter paucivorans DSM 22131 genome contains these proteins:
- a CDS encoding LysR family transcriptional regulator, producing MHIQSFEFFYKVCLAKSISKVANESHISQSALSQQIQKLENSLGYELFIRSNKGVELTKQGEVVFRYAENLIRTYKKMLEELDNLSTEEKIIVEGSYPIATYSLPCSLFRLKQKYPNYNYELITNYSDNIIEDVSNDICDLGFVIKKPDNNILSNYKMGIERIALVADPKYNIEKSITIDELFKHPIIMLDNKLKIKNQLEEIFKKAGHDIKNLNVVFNFDSIEAVKSSVFKGYGISFLPYSSVKQEIYKKQLKLVKIKEVKMHYEIYLITKKDEFKTQSVIDFVEYFKEFGPKSFC from the coding sequence ATGCATATACAATCCTTTGAATTTTTTTATAAAGTATGTCTTGCAAAGAGCATTTCAAAGGTAGCTAATGAGTCTCATATATCTCAGTCTGCATTAAGCCAGCAGATCCAAAAATTAGAAAATAGTTTAGGTTATGAATTATTCATAAGAAGTAATAAGGGAGTAGAATTGACTAAACAAGGTGAAGTAGTATTTAGATATGCAGAAAATTTAATCAGAACATATAAAAAGATGCTAGAGGAACTTGATAATTTGAGCACTGAAGAAAAGATTATAGTAGAGGGCTCATATCCCATAGCAACTTATTCACTACCTTGTAGCCTGTTTAGATTGAAACAAAAATATCCCAATTATAATTATGAACTTATAACCAATTATTCTGACAATATTATAGAGGATGTAAGTAACGATATTTGTGATTTAGGTTTTGTGATAAAGAAACCTGATAATAATATATTGTCTAATTATAAGATGGGAATTGAGAGGATAGCATTAGTTGCTGATCCAAAATATAATATAGAAAAATCTATTACCATAGATGAATTATTTAAACACCCCATAATAATGCTAGACAATAAATTAAAAATAAAAAATCAATTGGAAGAAATTTTTAAGAAAGCAGGTCATGATATAAAGAATTTAAATGTAGTATTTAATTTTGATTCTATAGAGGCTGTTAAATCTTCTGTATTTAAAGGGTATGGCATATCATTTCTTCCATATAGTTCAGTAAAACAAGAAATTTATAAAAAACAATTAAAATTAGTAAAGATTAAAGAAGTAAAAATGCACTATGAAATATATCTGATAACTAAAAAGGATGAATTTAAAACTCAATCAGTTATTGATTTTGTAGAGTACTTCAAAGAGTTTGGGCCTAAAAGTTTTTGTTAA
- a CDS encoding YeeE/YedE thiosulfate transporter family protein, translating to MSGNIRYYSRRKKSKKNQIPIGISVIIAIIAFGIYLTTKSSHLGLYWVIGISFGFILQRARFCFTASMRDPYLTGSTSLTRAVLIAFAITSIAFTAIKYGAHINGLPIPGQDYVVPISLTTAIGAFIFGIGMVIAGGCASGTLMRVGEGFTMQILSLFFFIVGSLWGAHDFGWWKRNFIVKGKSIFLPDIFGWFGGLAVNLIIIGIIYILAVKWENKKSEEI from the coding sequence ATGTCAGGAAATATAAGGTATTATAGTAGAAGAAAAAAATCTAAAAAAAATCAAATCCCTATAGGTATTTCAGTAATAATAGCTATAATAGCCTTTGGGATATATCTTACTACTAAGTCCTCTCATTTAGGATTGTATTGGGTCATAGGTATTAGTTTTGGGTTTATCCTTCAAAGAGCCAGATTTTGCTTTACAGCATCTATGAGGGACCCCTATCTTACAGGTAGCACATCATTAACTAGAGCTGTCCTTATAGCTTTTGCAATAACTTCTATAGCATTTACCGCTATAAAATATGGCGCCCATATTAATGGCTTACCCATACCAGGTCAAGATTATGTGGTACCAATTAGTTTGACAACAGCAATTGGCGCTTTTATATTTGGCATTGGCATGGTTATAGCTGGAGGATGTGCATCAGGTACCCTTATGCGAGTAGGTGAAGGATTTACAATGCAAATACTGTCATTATTCTTCTTTATTGTTGGTTCTTTATGGGGAGCACATGATTTTGGATGGTGGAAACGTAATTTTATAGTTAAAGGAAAATCCATATTCTTACCTGATATATTTGGCTGGTTTGGAGGATTAGCAGTCAATCTTATTATTATAGGTATAATATATATATTAGCAGTTAAATGGGAAAATAAGAAATCTGAGGAAATATAG
- a CDS encoding YeeE/YedE thiosulfate transporter family protein produces MDVRNNKFYKKWFKSPWTYVTGAILLSLFQIVTFATTGNPWGVSGALANWGAWIYESLGGNVDKWYYFSSREAQATINAGLLNHAPSIRNLGIIFGALSASLLASQFKIKKIKSNKQVISAIIGGLLMGYGARIACGCNIGALFSGISSLSLSGWVFAIFMFFGAIVGSKLLIRYFM; encoded by the coding sequence ATGGATGTTAGGAACAATAAATTCTATAAAAAATGGTTTAAATCTCCATGGACATATGTAACTGGAGCAATATTATTATCTCTATTTCAAATAGTCACCTTTGCCACTACAGGCAATCCATGGGGTGTATCTGGAGCATTGGCTAATTGGGGTGCATGGATATATGAATCATTAGGTGGAAATGTTGATAAGTGGTATTATTTTAGTAGTAGAGAAGCCCAAGCTACAATAAATGCAGGTCTTCTAAACCATGCTCCATCTATTAGAAATTTAGGTATAATATTTGGTGCCCTCTCTGCATCTCTTTTGGCTTCACAGTTTAAAATCAAAAAAATCAAATCTAATAAGCAAGTCATCAGTGCCATAATAGGCGGATTGCTAATGGGATATGGTGCTAGAATAGCCTGTGGGTGTAATATTGGTGCATTATTTAGTGGCATTTCATCCCTATCTCTATCAGGATGGGTCTTTGCAATATTTATGTTCTTTGGTGCCATAGTCGGCAGTAAATTATTGATTAGATACTTTATGTAA
- a CDS encoding alpha/beta-type small acid-soluble spore protein — protein MTGNNNSRNTNKLVVPEARQALNQMKTEIANELGLSNYDNMDKGNLTARQNGYVGGYITKRLVEQAQRNMSNNTPQR, from the coding sequence TTGACTGGTAATAACAATTCAAGAAATACTAATAAGCTTGTAGTTCCTGAAGCACGACAAGCATTAAATCAAATGAAAACTGAAATTGCAAATGAATTAGGACTTTCAAATTATGATAACATGGATAAAGGTAATTTGACAGCTAGACAAAATGGTTATGTTGGAGGATACATCACTAAGAGATTGGTAGAACAAGCACAAAGAAATATGAGTAACAATACTCCTCAAAGATAA
- a CDS encoding ferritin encodes MLSEKLLKALNDQMNYEFESAHYYLAMAAYCADQDLDGFENFFLVQAEEERFHAMKFFNFINEMDGRATIQSMGEPKNEFESVLDVFNTALAHEESVTKRIYDLMKIAREEDEYATISWLNWFVDEQVEEEASMKAIISKLERIGESNHGIFMLDKELAQRTFTAPADEE; translated from the coding sequence ATGTTATCAGAAAAACTATTAAAGGCATTAAATGACCAAATGAACTATGAATTTGAATCAGCTCATTATTATTTAGCTATGGCTGCATATTGTGCTGATCAGGATTTAGATGGATTTGAAAACTTCTTTTTAGTACAGGCTGAAGAAGAAAGGTTCCATGCTATGAAGTTTTTTAACTTTATAAATGAAATGGATGGAAGGGCAACTATACAATCAATGGGAGAACCAAAAAATGAATTTGAATCTGTATTAGATGTATTTAATACAGCATTAGCCCATGAAGAATCTGTTACTAAGAGAATATATGATTTAATGAAAATAGCAAGAGAAGAAGATGAATATGCTACTATAAGTTGGTTAAATTGGTTTGTAGATGAGCAAGTAGAAGAAGAAGCCAGCATGAAGGCTATAATCTCAAAACTTGAAAGAATAGGAGAAAGTAATCACGGAATATTTATGCTAGATAAAGAATTGGCACAAAGGACATTTACTGCACCAGCAGATGAAGAATAA
- a CDS encoding helix-turn-helix transcriptional regulator, with product MASNYLIWNASIEELKRGYKYNNESSSYICLICEKTYRDGEIYKCGDRYLEAKLMIKEHIKKEHDSMLKYLLSLDKRHTGLTEHQRKLIEYFYEDYSDKEIVHDVGMGSTSTIRNHRFKLKEREKQAKLFLAIMGILNDKDKSKKIKGMSNYIDKNNY from the coding sequence ATGGCCAGTAATTATTTAATATGGAATGCCTCTATAGAAGAATTAAAGAGAGGGTATAAATACAATAATGAATCTAGTTCTTACATATGTCTCATTTGTGAGAAGACTTATAGAGATGGTGAAATTTATAAGTGTGGTGATAGATATTTAGAAGCAAAGCTAATGATAAAGGAACATATAAAAAAAGAGCACGATTCTATGCTAAAATATTTGTTGAGTCTTGATAAAAGACACACAGGTCTTACTGAGCATCAAAGAAAACTCATTGAATATTTTTATGAAGATTATTCGGATAAAGAAATAGTACATGATGTGGGTATGGGAAGCACATCTACCATTAGAAATCATAGATTTAAGCTTAAAGAACGAGAAAAACAGGCAAAATTATTTTTGGCTATAATGGGTATATTAAATGACAAAGACAAATCAAAAAAGATTAAAGGTATGTCTAATTATATTGATAAAAATAATTATTAA
- a CDS encoding L,D-transpeptidase family protein, which produces MKRTILILISFICVITVIIFGNSINEYLNRDKIKILYDSEGVYRQYGMWEEEQLKTHPNYDSLGILIDIDKKLLYLIDMKEDKLIKKYVVATGKFSTPTPTGSFKIIQKAKWGGGFGSRWMKLNVPWGKYGIHGTNKPNSIGYNASHGCIRMRNKDIEELYGLVKYNTPVAIFKGTFGPFGHGFRVLKPGHRGEDVQEVQRALKEKGYYHGSIDGIYGDGMKMSLIKFLKDNDMRITDKIGFHIYEKLGIILME; this is translated from the coding sequence TTGAAAAGGACTATATTGATTTTGATATCTTTTATATGTGTTATAACTGTAATTATTTTTGGAAATAGTATAAATGAATATTTAAATAGAGATAAGATAAAAATATTGTATGATTCAGAGGGTGTATATCGTCAATATGGGATGTGGGAAGAGGAACAGTTGAAGACTCATCCAAACTATGATAGTCTAGGTATACTTATAGATATAGATAAAAAGCTTTTGTATCTCATAGATATGAAGGAAGATAAGTTAATAAAAAAATATGTAGTGGCTACTGGAAAGTTTTCTACCCCTACGCCGACGGGGAGCTTTAAAATCATACAAAAGGCAAAGTGGGGTGGAGGGTTTGGGTCTAGATGGATGAAATTAAATGTACCATGGGGGAAATATGGTATACATGGTACAAACAAGCCTAATTCTATAGGATATAATGCATCCCACGGTTGTATAAGAATGAGAAATAAGGATATAGAAGAATTGTATGGACTTGTTAAATATAATACTCCTGTAGCTATATTTAAGGGGACTTTTGGACCATTTGGTCACGGATTTAGGGTATTAAAGCCTGGGCATAGGGGAGAAGATGTTCAGGAGGTTCAACGGGCACTTAAAGAAAAGGGCTATTATCATGGTTCCATAGATGGAATATATGGTGATGGCATGAAGATGTCATTAATTAAATTTTTAAAAGATAACGATATGAGAATAACTGATAAAATAGGGTTTCATATATATGAAAAATTGGGTATAATATTGATGGAGTAG
- a CDS encoding M20 metallopeptidase family protein, whose amino-acid sequence MYNSQQICNKVKNIEKWIIEARRYFHMYPELSEKEHNTSNKIKEYLTDMGITYEESAGTGIVAVIYGKEQGPTIGLRADIDALPILEESNAPYCSKHPGVMHGCGHDAHIAILLGAAKVLNNIKDELLGNVKLIFQPAEETIGGAKPMIEEGALKNPNVDVIFGLHVQPDLPVGKMGIKYGKMYAGSDMINISIHGKSTHGAYPHTGVDAVMVAGYVLTSLQSIVSRTIDPLNAAVISVGKISGGTAGNIVADHVHMEGTMRTLDNENRLEVRRKVKEIVENIPKSMGASGEVEIIPSYPPLINHDFIVDIVRENILSIKEDGLIVIDRPYMGVEDFAYFLEEVPGAFIALGSSNKEKGIVNDLHTHKFDIDESCLTLGVALQILNVLKAMDYIKSKN is encoded by the coding sequence ATGTATAATTCCCAGCAGATATGTAACAAAGTGAAGAATATTGAAAAGTGGATTATAGAAGCAAGACGTTATTTTCATATGTATCCTGAATTGAGCGAAAAAGAGCATAATACTAGCAATAAGATAAAAGAATATTTGACAGATATGGGTATAACCTATGAAGAGAGTGCCGGCACAGGAATTGTAGCTGTTATTTATGGAAAGGAACAAGGACCTACCATAGGATTGAGAGCAGATATAGATGCCCTGCCAATATTGGAGGAAAGTAATGCACCATATTGTTCAAAACATCCAGGCGTTATGCATGGATGTGGACATGATGCCCATATTGCAATATTATTAGGGGCGGCTAAGGTGTTAAATAATATAAAAGATGAATTATTAGGAAATGTGAAACTCATATTTCAACCTGCAGAAGAAACCATAGGGGGAGCAAAACCCATGATAGAAGAAGGTGCATTAAAGAATCCCAATGTAGATGTTATCTTTGGTTTGCATGTGCAGCCAGATTTACCTGTGGGAAAGATGGGAATAAAATATGGAAAAATGTATGCAGGGTCAGATATGATAAATATATCTATACATGGTAAAAGTACCCATGGGGCATATCCCCATACTGGAGTGGACGCTGTAATGGTAGCTGGCTATGTACTTACATCTTTACAATCTATAGTTAGTAGAACTATTGACCCTTTAAATGCTGCAGTTATTTCTGTGGGTAAAATCAGTGGAGGAACTGCAGGAAATATTGTTGCAGATCATGTTCATATGGAAGGAACAATGAGGACATTGGATAATGAAAATAGATTAGAGGTAAGGAGAAAGGTCAAAGAAATAGTGGAAAATATACCTAAATCCATGGGGGCAAGTGGAGAAGTTGAAATAATACCTAGTTATCCCCCACTTATAAATCATGATTTTATAGTAGATATAGTAAGGGAAAATATATTATCAATAAAAGAAGATGGATTAATTGTAATAGATAGACCATATATGGGTGTAGAAGATTTTGCTTACTTTTTAGAAGAAGTGCCAGGTGCATTTATAGCATTGGGCTCAAGTAATAAAGAAAAGGGGATAGTTAATGATCTACATACACATAAATTTGATATAGATGAATCTTGTTTAACACTGGGAGTGGCTCTGCAAATATTAAATGTATTAAAAGCCATGGATTATATAAAGAGTAAAAATTAA
- a CDS encoding NUDIX hydrolase, translated as MDKIQFYSLDYIPKAPLIIVIIVSRYKNKWVFVRHKERNTWEIPAGHIENRESSYTAAKRELYEETGAIDFNIYPICYYSVNNGKTITYGQLFYSSIATLGPIPPMEIKEVKLMDYLPTNLTYPLQKIIFKNVLNYLKNNTI; from the coding sequence TTGGATAAAATTCAATTTTACAGTTTAGATTATATACCAAAAGCTCCATTAATTATAGTTATAATAGTTTCAAGATACAAAAATAAATGGGTATTTGTAAGACATAAAGAAAGGAATACTTGGGAAATTCCTGCAGGACATATAGAAAATAGAGAATCCAGTTATACTGCTGCAAAAAGGGAATTATACGAAGAAACTGGTGCCATAGATTTTAATATATATCCTATTTGTTATTATTCAGTAAACAATGGAAAAACTATTACATATGGTCAATTATTTTACAGCTCTATTGCTACCCTTGGACCCATACCACCCATGGAAATAAAAGAAGTTAAATTAATGGACTATTTGCCAACTAATTTAACCTATCCTTTACAAAAAATTATATTCAAAAATGTACTAAACTATTTAAAAAATAATACTATATAA
- a CDS encoding MBL fold metallo-hydrolase, with translation MEKILSNLYRIEVPLPNNPLKVLNSYVILGTDRNLIIDTGFNRKECKNAIEEGLNKLKIDLNNTDFFITHLHADHSGLVTQLATENSKIYCSKYDGNIINLSTGNTQWSDYRKFAQTTGFSEDELEILATKHPGFKYNTSEKIDFCYIEDGDIIDIGEYSFRCLHTPGHTKGHMCLYEKSKKILISGDHILGDITPNISLWSDEYNPLGNYINSLDMVYDMDIDIVLPGHRSILKDHRKRIDELKGHHRQRLDEVIDILEDKEMIGYEVASNMHWDMTYENFEEFPAPQKWFAVGEAIAHLKYLEEKGDINRKIVDGNIVYFI, from the coding sequence TTGGAAAAAATATTATCAAATTTATATAGAATAGAAGTACCGTTGCCTAATAATCCATTAAAAGTATTAAATTCTTATGTGATTTTAGGAACTGATAGAAATTTAATAATAGATACAGGGTTTAATAGAAAAGAGTGCAAAAATGCCATTGAAGAAGGATTAAATAAACTAAAAATAGACTTAAATAATACAGATTTTTTTATAACACATCTTCATGCAGACCACTCAGGATTGGTAACACAATTGGCAACAGAAAATTCTAAAATATATTGTAGTAAATATGATGGCAATATAATAAATTTGAGCACTGGCAATACTCAGTGGAGTGACTATAGGAAATTTGCTCAAACAACTGGATTTTCTGAAGATGAGTTAGAGATATTAGCTACTAAACATCCAGGATTTAAATATAATACCAGTGAAAAAATCGATTTCTGCTATATAGAAGATGGAGATATAATAGATATTGGGGAATATAGCTTTAGATGTCTACATACACCAGGGCATACTAAGGGGCATATGTGTCTTTATGAAAAATCTAAAAAAATATTGATTTCAGGAGACCATATTTTGGGTGATATAACTCCTAATATTTCTTTATGGTCTGATGAATACAATCCTTTAGGGAATTATATAAATAGTTTAGATATGGTATATGATATGGACATAGATATTGTATTGCCAGGACATAGGAGTATACTTAAAGATCATAGGAAAAGAATAGATGAATTAAAAGGACATCATAGACAGAGGCTAGATGAAGTGATAGATATACTGGAAGATAAAGAAATGATAGGGTATGAAGTGGCTTCCAATATGCATTGGGATATGACATATGAAAATTTTGAAGAATTTCCTGCTCCGCAAAAGTGGTTTGCAGTAGGTGAGGCAATAGCTCATTTAAAGTATTTAGAAGAAAAAGGAGATATTAATAGGAAAATTGTAGACGGAAATATAGTATATTTTATATAG
- the msrA gene encoding peptide-methionine (S)-S-oxide reductase MsrA yields MKKIVLAGGCFWGVQAYMDRIEGVVETTVGYANGDTANPTYEQVCTSTTGHAESCLIKYDESILSFKKLLNKFWHIIDPTLLNRQAADFGTQYRTGIFYIDKEDLDTIIDTKKEQQKLYDRPIVTEIEHLKSFYPAEEYHQKYLEKNPNGYCHIKL; encoded by the coding sequence ATGAAAAAAATTGTCTTAGCAGGTGGCTGTTTTTGGGGTGTTCAAGCATATATGGATAGAATAGAAGGAGTTGTGGAAACAACAGTGGGATATGCCAATGGCGATACTGCAAACCCAACATATGAACAAGTGTGTACTTCAACTACAGGACATGCTGAATCATGTCTCATAAAATATGATGAATCCATATTATCCTTTAAAAAACTATTGAACAAATTCTGGCATATAATTGACCCTACATTGTTAAATAGACAGGCAGCAGATTTTGGAACTCAATATAGAACTGGTATTTTCTATATAGATAAAGAAGATCTTGACACAATAATTGATACAAAAAAAGAACAACAGAAACTATATGACAGACCCATAGTTACAGAAATTGAACATCTAAAGTCATTTTATCCTGCCGAAGAATATCATCAAAAATATTTAGAAAAAAATCCCAATGGCTATTGTCATATAAAGTTATAA
- a CDS encoding methyl-accepting chemotaxis protein has protein sequence MSKKIIGILLKIALPIIILFYFKVTDPMIFITIGISILILDLVFNTLNEKNTYLKKLENDVIEVTSGNLSKKFTTSEKNLKDIVEGLNTILHNYRTSLAQITHSSEGVINISTKLATATNETSKAVDEVAKTIEHIASGASEQEDISRDVLQKSNELINTSRNTTEKTLKAQQVCEDTKNSFQKSASEFDTLISRMISRTEKNQILSKNTKKISSNVDEMRDIIDIVKNMAEQTNLLALNASIEAARAGEAGKGFAVVANEVKNLAQGSGDAAEKINTMIVNFEKEIVSLLEQLDRGIKEEQEDSQKANATKKTFNEMSSALEEISQTMDDTYREIEKQQESIENINEHLQKVTDIAQGTASATQEVSAATEEQTAILEDVSSEASYLQNVSDELKSTIEQHSKVKIDKEIFTTLTKKLRKFIEELAQNPEVKNLNQDNHIKLFKQLVQERPDLSAIYTYSKDGNRIGINIDNIPPVDCSNRPWFTEALKGNTYISDLYIAIDTKKVCLTLSAPVHGDNGEIIAVLGFDKIIES, from the coding sequence ATGTCAAAAAAAATCATTGGTATATTGTTGAAGATTGCTTTACCGATAATCATTCTCTTTTATTTCAAGGTAACAGATCCTATGATATTCATTACAATAGGTATATCTATACTGATTCTAGATCTTGTATTTAATACTCTAAATGAAAAAAATACATATTTGAAAAAATTAGAAAATGATGTCATAGAAGTTACATCAGGTAATCTTTCTAAAAAATTTACTACATCTGAGAAAAATTTAAAAGATATTGTAGAAGGTTTAAACACAATTCTACACAACTATAGAACTTCATTGGCACAGATTACCCATAGCTCTGAAGGAGTAATAAATATATCCACAAAATTAGCCACTGCAACTAATGAAACTAGTAAAGCTGTAGATGAAGTAGCTAAAACAATAGAACATATAGCCAGTGGTGCATCAGAACAAGAAGATATAAGTAGAGATGTATTACAAAAAAGTAACGAATTAATAAATACCTCAAGAAATACTACAGAAAAAACCCTTAAGGCCCAACAGGTTTGTGAAGATACTAAAAATAGTTTTCAAAAAAGTGCGTCTGAATTTGACACACTAATTTCTAGGATGATATCTAGAACTGAAAAAAATCAGATTTTATCTAAGAACACTAAGAAAATTTCTTCCAATGTAGATGAAATGAGAGACATAATAGACATAGTAAAAAATATGGCAGAGCAGACCAATCTATTGGCTTTAAACGCATCTATAGAGGCTGCTCGAGCAGGAGAAGCAGGAAAGGGATTTGCTGTAGTAGCTAATGAAGTTAAAAACTTAGCCCAGGGCTCTGGAGATGCTGCTGAAAAAATAAATACAATGATAGTAAATTTTGAAAAAGAAATTGTTTCACTATTGGAACAATTGGATAGAGGTATAAAGGAAGAGCAGGAAGATTCTCAAAAGGCAAATGCCACAAAAAAAACCTTTAATGAAATGAGCTCTGCTCTAGAAGAAATATCACAAACTATGGATGATACATATAGAGAAATTGAAAAACAACAGGAATCAATAGAAAATATAAATGAACATCTGCAAAAAGTAACCGATATAGCTCAAGGAACTGCATCGGCAACCCAGGAAGTTTCAGCAGCTACTGAAGAACAAACAGCTATACTTGAAGATGTATCCAGTGAAGCATCTTATCTTCAAAATGTAAGTGATGAATTAAAATCTACCATTGAACAACACTCTAAAGTAAAAATAGATAAAGAAATATTTACAACTTTAACTAAAAAGTTGAGAAAATTCATTGAAGAATTGGCTCAAAATCCTGAAGTGAAAAATCTCAATCAAGACAACCACATTAAATTATTTAAACAATTAGTACAAGAAAGACCAGATCTATCAGCTATTTATACATATTCAAAAGATGGTAATAGAATAGGAATAAATATAGACAATATTCCCCCTGTAGACTGTAGTAATAGACCTTGGTTTACAGAAGCCCTAAAGGGTAATACTTATATATCCGATTTATATATAGCTATAGATACTAAAAAGGTATGTCTAACTTTAAGTGCTCCTGTTCATGGAGACAATGGAGAAATCATAGCAGTATTAGGGTTTGACAAAATCATAGAAAGCTAA
- a CDS encoding DMT family transporter, with protein sequence MLKTKQFLGTFFILLSTIAYGIMPILSKLAYNEGMTSFNLLFSRFFIAAIMLWSYILLKKLPFKGNKNLIIYILFLSLIGYVGASSMLYMAYSYISPSLATIIVFIHPILIALYEVFILRFKINKIKIFSLILAILGLTLVVWPQQGVYVNTLGIILSLIAAIFYAYYAIALGDKRTSALPTVVVMTYVISTAAIANFIMCLITDTPLIPPNGNAFLYVIILSIFCTVFSAITFYGGLKLIGPGTATIISTFEPVVTCITGFIVMGEVLTSNMIIGGTLILLVILVLQRV encoded by the coding sequence ATGCTTAAAACCAAGCAATTCTTAGGTACTTTTTTTATATTATTATCAACAATAGCATACGGTATAATGCCCATACTATCAAAGCTTGCCTACAATGAAGGTATGACTTCCTTTAATCTTTTATTTTCACGATTTTTTATAGCTGCCATAATGCTATGGTCTTATATATTGCTGAAAAAACTTCCTTTTAAAGGAAATAAAAATCTCATAATTTATATATTGTTCCTTTCTCTAATAGGATATGTAGGTGCTTCATCCATGCTATATATGGCATATAGTTATATATCTCCATCATTGGCAACTATAATTGTATTTATTCATCCCATATTGATAGCCTTATATGAAGTATTTATATTGAGATTTAAAATTAATAAAATAAAGATTTTCTCCCTTATATTAGCAATATTAGGGTTAACATTGGTGGTATGGCCTCAACAAGGAGTTTATGTAAATACTTTAGGAATTATATTAAGTCTTATTGCTGCCATATTTTATGCCTATTATGCTATAGCTTTAGGAGATAAAAGAACCAGTGCATTACCCACAGTTGTAGTGATGACTTATGTAATAAGTACAGCAGCAATAGCAAACTTCATAATGTGTTTAATAACTGATACTCCACTTATTCCTCCAAATGGAAATGCTTTTTTATATGTCATAATACTATCTATATTTTGTACTGTTTTTTCAGCAATTACTTTTTATGGGGGATTAAAACTCATTGGTCCAGGTACAGCTACAATAATAAGTACCTTTGAGCCAGTGGTGACTTGTATAACTGGTTTTATTGTAATGGGAGAAGTTTTGACTTCTAATATGATTATTGGTGGTACATTAATTTTATTGGTTATACTTGTATTACAAAGGGTATAG
- a CDS encoding FMN-binding protein: protein MRKLFTLMLILVLSLSLLAGCGSDETEPTDAGNEEQQETSENQETYVDGNYNVTYSHVDSHGWRPILEVIIKDEKISSAKMDYINPEGNLKSEDENYANAMKNKSDITPSEAFNEMNERLVEKQDIANVDTVTGATGSSESFTKMVQAALENAKSGDTSEIVLPMNDTYTAAEKDFDDHGWKASVSITFEDGNITEVEYNEIDKDGNLKKDDEEYNKSMAEKSGISAKDAMAQLEASLIEKQDVESIDAITGATGTVSRFKTLVNEALNQRVPYNK from the coding sequence ATGAGAAAATTATTTACTTTAATGCTTATATTAGTACTGTCGTTGTCTTTACTGGCTGGTTGTGGTTCTGACGAAACTGAACCAACTGATGCTGGAAATGAAGAACAACAAGAAACCTCGGAAAATCAAGAAACATATGTTGATGGAAATTACAATGTTACTTATAGTCATGTTGATAGTCATGGATGGAGACCTATTCTTGAAGTTATTATCAAGGATGAAAAAATTTCATCAGCTAAAATGGACTATATTAACCCTGAAGGCAATTTGAAATCAGAAGATGAAAACTATGCCAATGCTATGAAAAACAAATCAGATATTACACCATCTGAAGCATTTAATGAAATGAATGAACGATTAGTAGAAAAACAAGATATCGCAAATGTAGACACCGTTACAGGTGCTACTGGTTCCTCTGAGTCCTTTACTAAAATGGTACAAGCTGCATTAGAAAATGCTAAATCAGGTGATACTTCTGAAATAGTTCTTCCTATGAATGACACCTATACTGCAGCTGAAAAAGATTTTGATGACCATGGCTGGAAGGCTTCAGTATCTATAACTTTTGAAGATGGTAATATAACAGAAGTTGAATATAACGAAATAGATAAAGATGGAAACTTAAAGAAAGATGATGAAGAGTATAATAAATCAATGGCTGAGAAATCTGGGATTTCTGCCAAAGATGCTATGGCTCAACTAGAGGCCTCTTTAATAGAAAAACAAGATGTAGAATCCATTGATGCAATAACAGGTGCTACTGGTACTGTCTCTAGATTCAAAACACTTGTAAATGAAGCATTAAACCAAAGGGTACCTTATAATAAATAG